One window of the Esox lucius isolate fEsoLuc1 chromosome 8, fEsoLuc1.pri, whole genome shotgun sequence genome contains the following:
- the tnni3k gene encoding serine/threonine-protein kinase TNNI3K isoform X3 — translation MHGVGSSDEAFQKVNLNYRTENGLSLLHLCCICGGNKVHIRTLMLKGLRPSRLTRNGFTALHLAVYKDNAELVTALLHGGADIQQVGYGALTALHIATLAGHHEAGDILLQHGAYVNVQDAVFFTPLHIAAYYGHEQVAKLLLKFGADVNVSGEVGDRPLHLAAAKGFLSVVKLLLADGSRAEVNAQDNEDHVPLHFCARFGHQEVVRFLLQGNFDLRPHSVNIYGDTPLHLACYNGKFEVVKEIVQLSGTESLTKENIFSETAFHSACTYGKNLDMIKFLLSQNPVSINHQGRDGHTGLHSSCFHGHIRLVQFLLDNGADMNLVASDPSHSSGEKEEQTCLMWAYEKGHDAIVTLLKHYKHPLDDSPCNEYSQPGGDGSYVCVPSPLGKIKSMTKEKADVLLLRASLHSSLQLQLSDLEFHEIIGSGSFGKVYRGKCQNKVVAIKRYRANTYCSKSDVDMFCREVSILCRLNHPCVVQFVGACLDDPSQFAIVTQYISGGSLFSLLHEQKRIIDLQSKLIIAIDVAKGMEYLHNLTQPIIHRDLNSHNILLYEDGHAVVADFGESRFLLSEVADNMTKQPGNLRWMAPEIFTQCTRYTVKADMFSYALCLWELLTGEIPFAHLKPAAAAADMAYHHIRPPIGYSIPKPISAMLMTGWNICPEDRPEFSEVLAILEECLCNVELMSPASSNSSGSMSPSGSSDCLARGSPGRSHVAALRSRFELEYALNARAYTVWTQSEGRRDSQGPSLDELRRNMQFPPFDRNGYVSDPMSTMRFHSNCSSSGSFEDSN, via the exons ATGCACGGAGTAGGGAG CTCTGATGAAGCTTTCCAGAAGGTGAACTTGAATTACCGGACAGAGAATGGTCTGTCTCTGTTACATCTCTGCTGTATATGTGGAG GCAACAAAGTTCACATCCGGACCCTGATGCTGAAAGGCCTGCGTCCCTCCCGGCTGACCAGAAATGGGTTCACTGCTCTGCACCTTGCTGTTTATAAG GACAACGCAGAGCTGGTGACGGCGTTGCTCCACGGAGGAGCAGACATCCAGCAGGTTGGCTACGGCGCCCTAACTGCCCTGCATATCGCGACTCTCGCCGGCCACCACGAG GCAGGGGATATTCTTCTCCAACACGGAGCCTATGTCAATGTACAGGATGCCGTGTTCTTCACTCCTCTGCATATCGCAGCTTACTACGGCCATGAGCAG GTGGCTAAGCTGTTGTTAAAGTTCGGGGCAGACGTGAACGTGAGTGGAGAGGTGGGCGACCGGCCGTTACACCTGGCAGCTGCTAAGGGCTTCCTCAGCGTCGTCAAACTGTTGCTGGCAGACGGGAGCAGGGCTGAGG TGAACGCTCAGGACAATGAGGACCATGTGCCGCTCCACTTCTGTGCTCGTTTCGGACATCAGGAAGTGGTCCGCTTCCTGCTGCAAGGCAATTTTGACCTGCGACCTCACTCTGTCAACATCTACGGGGACACCCCTCTTCACCT GGCCTGTTACAATGGCAAATTTGAGGTGGTGAAGGAGATCGTGCAGCTGTCTGGCACAGAGAGTCTGACCAAGGAGAACATATTTAGCGAGACCGCCTTTCACAG TGCCTGCACCTACGGGAAGAACCTGGACATGATCAAGTTCCTGCTCAGTCAGAACCCCGTGAGCATCAACCATCAGGGCAGAGATGGACACACAG GTCTGCACAGTTCGTGTTTCCATGGCCACATCCGTTTGGTCCAGTTCTTATTGGACAATGGGGCCGACATGAACCTGGTGGCCAGTGACCCCAGCCACTCCAgtggggagaaggaggagcagACCTGCCTCATGTGGGCCTATGAGAAAG GACACGATGCCATCGTCACTCTGCTTAAACACTACAAACATCCTCTGGACGACTCCCCCTGCAACGAGTACTCTCAGCCTGGAGGAG ATGGGTCTTATGTGTGTGTTCCGTCCCCCCTGGGGAAGATCAAGAGCATGACCAAAG AAAAAGCAGATGTCCTGCTTCTCCGTGCCAGCCTGCACTCCAGTCTCCAACTACAACTGTCTGACCTTGAGTTCCATGAGATCATTGGCTCTG GCTCCTTTGGAAAGGTCTATAGAGGCAAGTGTCAAAACAAAGTTGTAGCCATCAAAAG GTATCGAGCCAATACATACTGTTCCAAGTCCGATGTGGACATGTTCTGCCGGGAGGTGTCCATCCTGTGTCGTCTGAACCACCCCTGTGTCGTCCAGTTCGTGGGCGCATGTCTCGACGACCCCAGCCAGTTTGCCATCGTCACCCAGTACATCTCCGGGGGCTCCCTGTTCTCCCTGCTGCACGAGCAGAAGAG AATCATCGACCTGCAGTCCAAGCTCATCATCGCCATCGACGTGGCCAAGGGCATGGAATACTTACACAACCTGACTCAGCCTATCATCCACAGGGATCTGAacag TCACAACATTCTTCTGTATGAGGACGGACATGCTGTGGTAGCTGACTTTGGAG AATCTAGGTTCCTGTTATCTGAGGTTGCGGACAATATGACCAAGCAACCAGGG AACCTGCGCTGGATGGCCCCGGAGATCTTCACGCAGTGCACCCGCTACACCGTCAAGGCGGACATGTTCAGCTATGCCCTGTGTCTATGGGAACTGCTCACTGGAGAGATTCCCTTTGCCCACCTGAAGCCTG CTGCCGCTGCTGCAGACATGGCCTACCACCACATCCGGCCTCCTATTGGCTACTCCATCCCAAAACCCATCTCTGCTATGCTAATGACGGGCTGGAACATCTGTCCAGAG GACAGACCAGAGTTCTCTGAAGTACTGGCCATCCTCGAGGAATGTCTATGTAATGTAGAG TTGATGTCCCCGGCCTCCAGTAACAGCAGCGGCTCCATGTCCCCCTCAGGCTCGTCGGATTGCCTGGCGAGGGGCAGTCCTGGGCGGAGCCACGTGGCCGCCCTCCGCTCCCGGTTCGAGCTGGAGTACGCCCTCAACGCCCGCGCCTACACCGTTTGGACTCAGAG cGAGGGACGACGTGATTCCCAAGGTCCATCTCTGGATGAACTGAGGCGGAATATGCAGTTCCCACCCTTTGACCGAAATG GGTATGTGTCAGATCCCATGAGCACCATGCGTTTCCATTCCAACTGTAGCAGCAGCGGCAGCTTTGAAGACAGCAACTAA
- the tnni3k gene encoding serine/threonine-protein kinase TNNI3K isoform X1 produces MGNYKSRPTQTCTDEWKKKVSESYSVILERLEADLHLKDSELKDLKPVFSSDEAFQKVNLNYRTENGLSLLHLCCICGGNKVHIRTLMLKGLRPSRLTRNGFTALHLAVYKDNAELVTALLHGGADIQQVGYGALTALHIATLAGHHEAGDILLQHGAYVNVQDAVFFTPLHIAAYYGHEQVAKLLLKFGADVNVSGEVGDRPLHLAAAKGFLSVVKLLLADGSRAEVNAQDNEDHVPLHFCARFGHQEVVRFLLQGNFDLRPHSVNIYGDTPLHLACYNGKFEVVKEIVQLSGTESLTKENIFSETAFHSACTYGKNLDMIKFLLSQNPVSINHQGRDGHTGLHSSCFHGHIRLVQFLLDNGADMNLVASDPSHSSGEKEEQTCLMWAYEKGHDAIVTLLKHYKHPLDDSPCNEYSQPGGDGSYVCVPSPLGKIKSMTKEKADVLLLRASLHSSLQLQLSDLEFHEIIGSGSFGKVYRGKCQNKVVAIKRYRANTYCSKSDVDMFCREVSILCRLNHPCVVQFVGACLDDPSQFAIVTQYISGGSLFSLLHEQKRIIDLQSKLIIAIDVAKGMEYLHNLTQPIIHRDLNSHNILLYEDGHAVVADFGESRFLLSEVADNMTKQPGNLRWMAPEIFTQCTRYTVKADMFSYALCLWELLTGEIPFAHLKPAAAAADMAYHHIRPPIGYSIPKPISAMLMTGWNICPEDRPEFSEVLAILEECLCNVELMSPASSNSSGSMSPSGSSDCLARGSPGRSHVAALRSRFELEYALNARAYTVWTQSEGRRDSQGPSLDELRRNMQFPPFDRNGYVSDPMSTMRFHSNCSSSGSFEDSN; encoded by the exons CTCTGATGAAGCTTTCCAGAAGGTGAACTTGAATTACCGGACAGAGAATGGTCTGTCTCTGTTACATCTCTGCTGTATATGTGGAG GCAACAAAGTTCACATCCGGACCCTGATGCTGAAAGGCCTGCGTCCCTCCCGGCTGACCAGAAATGGGTTCACTGCTCTGCACCTTGCTGTTTATAAG GACAACGCAGAGCTGGTGACGGCGTTGCTCCACGGAGGAGCAGACATCCAGCAGGTTGGCTACGGCGCCCTAACTGCCCTGCATATCGCGACTCTCGCCGGCCACCACGAG GCAGGGGATATTCTTCTCCAACACGGAGCCTATGTCAATGTACAGGATGCCGTGTTCTTCACTCCTCTGCATATCGCAGCTTACTACGGCCATGAGCAG GTGGCTAAGCTGTTGTTAAAGTTCGGGGCAGACGTGAACGTGAGTGGAGAGGTGGGCGACCGGCCGTTACACCTGGCAGCTGCTAAGGGCTTCCTCAGCGTCGTCAAACTGTTGCTGGCAGACGGGAGCAGGGCTGAGG TGAACGCTCAGGACAATGAGGACCATGTGCCGCTCCACTTCTGTGCTCGTTTCGGACATCAGGAAGTGGTCCGCTTCCTGCTGCAAGGCAATTTTGACCTGCGACCTCACTCTGTCAACATCTACGGGGACACCCCTCTTCACCT GGCCTGTTACAATGGCAAATTTGAGGTGGTGAAGGAGATCGTGCAGCTGTCTGGCACAGAGAGTCTGACCAAGGAGAACATATTTAGCGAGACCGCCTTTCACAG TGCCTGCACCTACGGGAAGAACCTGGACATGATCAAGTTCCTGCTCAGTCAGAACCCCGTGAGCATCAACCATCAGGGCAGAGATGGACACACAG GTCTGCACAGTTCGTGTTTCCATGGCCACATCCGTTTGGTCCAGTTCTTATTGGACAATGGGGCCGACATGAACCTGGTGGCCAGTGACCCCAGCCACTCCAgtggggagaaggaggagcagACCTGCCTCATGTGGGCCTATGAGAAAG GACACGATGCCATCGTCACTCTGCTTAAACACTACAAACATCCTCTGGACGACTCCCCCTGCAACGAGTACTCTCAGCCTGGAGGAG ATGGGTCTTATGTGTGTGTTCCGTCCCCCCTGGGGAAGATCAAGAGCATGACCAAAG AAAAAGCAGATGTCCTGCTTCTCCGTGCCAGCCTGCACTCCAGTCTCCAACTACAACTGTCTGACCTTGAGTTCCATGAGATCATTGGCTCTG GCTCCTTTGGAAAGGTCTATAGAGGCAAGTGTCAAAACAAAGTTGTAGCCATCAAAAG GTATCGAGCCAATACATACTGTTCCAAGTCCGATGTGGACATGTTCTGCCGGGAGGTGTCCATCCTGTGTCGTCTGAACCACCCCTGTGTCGTCCAGTTCGTGGGCGCATGTCTCGACGACCCCAGCCAGTTTGCCATCGTCACCCAGTACATCTCCGGGGGCTCCCTGTTCTCCCTGCTGCACGAGCAGAAGAG AATCATCGACCTGCAGTCCAAGCTCATCATCGCCATCGACGTGGCCAAGGGCATGGAATACTTACACAACCTGACTCAGCCTATCATCCACAGGGATCTGAacag TCACAACATTCTTCTGTATGAGGACGGACATGCTGTGGTAGCTGACTTTGGAG AATCTAGGTTCCTGTTATCTGAGGTTGCGGACAATATGACCAAGCAACCAGGG AACCTGCGCTGGATGGCCCCGGAGATCTTCACGCAGTGCACCCGCTACACCGTCAAGGCGGACATGTTCAGCTATGCCCTGTGTCTATGGGAACTGCTCACTGGAGAGATTCCCTTTGCCCACCTGAAGCCTG CTGCCGCTGCTGCAGACATGGCCTACCACCACATCCGGCCTCCTATTGGCTACTCCATCCCAAAACCCATCTCTGCTATGCTAATGACGGGCTGGAACATCTGTCCAGAG GACAGACCAGAGTTCTCTGAAGTACTGGCCATCCTCGAGGAATGTCTATGTAATGTAGAG TTGATGTCCCCGGCCTCCAGTAACAGCAGCGGCTCCATGTCCCCCTCAGGCTCGTCGGATTGCCTGGCGAGGGGCAGTCCTGGGCGGAGCCACGTGGCCGCCCTCCGCTCCCGGTTCGAGCTGGAGTACGCCCTCAACGCCCGCGCCTACACCGTTTGGACTCAGAG cGAGGGACGACGTGATTCCCAAGGTCCATCTCTGGATGAACTGAGGCGGAATATGCAGTTCCCACCCTTTGACCGAAATG GGTATGTGTCAGATCCCATGAGCACCATGCGTTTCCATTCCAACTGTAGCAGCAGCGGCAGCTTTGAAGACAGCAACTAA
- the tnni3k gene encoding serine/threonine-protein kinase TNNI3K isoform X2: MGNYKSRPTQTCTDEWKKKVSESYSVILERLEADLHLKDSELKDLKPVFSSDEAFQKVNLNYRTENGLSLLHLCCICGGNKVHIRTLMLKGLRPSRLTRNGFTALHLAVYKDNAELVTALLHGGADIQQAGDILLQHGAYVNVQDAVFFTPLHIAAYYGHEQVAKLLLKFGADVNVSGEVGDRPLHLAAAKGFLSVVKLLLADGSRAEVNAQDNEDHVPLHFCARFGHQEVVRFLLQGNFDLRPHSVNIYGDTPLHLACYNGKFEVVKEIVQLSGTESLTKENIFSETAFHSACTYGKNLDMIKFLLSQNPVSINHQGRDGHTGLHSSCFHGHIRLVQFLLDNGADMNLVASDPSHSSGEKEEQTCLMWAYEKGHDAIVTLLKHYKHPLDDSPCNEYSQPGGDGSYVCVPSPLGKIKSMTKEKADVLLLRASLHSSLQLQLSDLEFHEIIGSGSFGKVYRGKCQNKVVAIKRYRANTYCSKSDVDMFCREVSILCRLNHPCVVQFVGACLDDPSQFAIVTQYISGGSLFSLLHEQKRIIDLQSKLIIAIDVAKGMEYLHNLTQPIIHRDLNSHNILLYEDGHAVVADFGESRFLLSEVADNMTKQPGNLRWMAPEIFTQCTRYTVKADMFSYALCLWELLTGEIPFAHLKPAAAAADMAYHHIRPPIGYSIPKPISAMLMTGWNICPEDRPEFSEVLAILEECLCNVELMSPASSNSSGSMSPSGSSDCLARGSPGRSHVAALRSRFELEYALNARAYTVWTQSEGRRDSQGPSLDELRRNMQFPPFDRNGYVSDPMSTMRFHSNCSSSGSFEDSN, translated from the exons CTCTGATGAAGCTTTCCAGAAGGTGAACTTGAATTACCGGACAGAGAATGGTCTGTCTCTGTTACATCTCTGCTGTATATGTGGAG GCAACAAAGTTCACATCCGGACCCTGATGCTGAAAGGCCTGCGTCCCTCCCGGCTGACCAGAAATGGGTTCACTGCTCTGCACCTTGCTGTTTATAAG GACAACGCAGAGCTGGTGACGGCGTTGCTCCACGGAGGAGCAGACATCCAGCAG GCAGGGGATATTCTTCTCCAACACGGAGCCTATGTCAATGTACAGGATGCCGTGTTCTTCACTCCTCTGCATATCGCAGCTTACTACGGCCATGAGCAG GTGGCTAAGCTGTTGTTAAAGTTCGGGGCAGACGTGAACGTGAGTGGAGAGGTGGGCGACCGGCCGTTACACCTGGCAGCTGCTAAGGGCTTCCTCAGCGTCGTCAAACTGTTGCTGGCAGACGGGAGCAGGGCTGAGG TGAACGCTCAGGACAATGAGGACCATGTGCCGCTCCACTTCTGTGCTCGTTTCGGACATCAGGAAGTGGTCCGCTTCCTGCTGCAAGGCAATTTTGACCTGCGACCTCACTCTGTCAACATCTACGGGGACACCCCTCTTCACCT GGCCTGTTACAATGGCAAATTTGAGGTGGTGAAGGAGATCGTGCAGCTGTCTGGCACAGAGAGTCTGACCAAGGAGAACATATTTAGCGAGACCGCCTTTCACAG TGCCTGCACCTACGGGAAGAACCTGGACATGATCAAGTTCCTGCTCAGTCAGAACCCCGTGAGCATCAACCATCAGGGCAGAGATGGACACACAG GTCTGCACAGTTCGTGTTTCCATGGCCACATCCGTTTGGTCCAGTTCTTATTGGACAATGGGGCCGACATGAACCTGGTGGCCAGTGACCCCAGCCACTCCAgtggggagaaggaggagcagACCTGCCTCATGTGGGCCTATGAGAAAG GACACGATGCCATCGTCACTCTGCTTAAACACTACAAACATCCTCTGGACGACTCCCCCTGCAACGAGTACTCTCAGCCTGGAGGAG ATGGGTCTTATGTGTGTGTTCCGTCCCCCCTGGGGAAGATCAAGAGCATGACCAAAG AAAAAGCAGATGTCCTGCTTCTCCGTGCCAGCCTGCACTCCAGTCTCCAACTACAACTGTCTGACCTTGAGTTCCATGAGATCATTGGCTCTG GCTCCTTTGGAAAGGTCTATAGAGGCAAGTGTCAAAACAAAGTTGTAGCCATCAAAAG GTATCGAGCCAATACATACTGTTCCAAGTCCGATGTGGACATGTTCTGCCGGGAGGTGTCCATCCTGTGTCGTCTGAACCACCCCTGTGTCGTCCAGTTCGTGGGCGCATGTCTCGACGACCCCAGCCAGTTTGCCATCGTCACCCAGTACATCTCCGGGGGCTCCCTGTTCTCCCTGCTGCACGAGCAGAAGAG AATCATCGACCTGCAGTCCAAGCTCATCATCGCCATCGACGTGGCCAAGGGCATGGAATACTTACACAACCTGACTCAGCCTATCATCCACAGGGATCTGAacag TCACAACATTCTTCTGTATGAGGACGGACATGCTGTGGTAGCTGACTTTGGAG AATCTAGGTTCCTGTTATCTGAGGTTGCGGACAATATGACCAAGCAACCAGGG AACCTGCGCTGGATGGCCCCGGAGATCTTCACGCAGTGCACCCGCTACACCGTCAAGGCGGACATGTTCAGCTATGCCCTGTGTCTATGGGAACTGCTCACTGGAGAGATTCCCTTTGCCCACCTGAAGCCTG CTGCCGCTGCTGCAGACATGGCCTACCACCACATCCGGCCTCCTATTGGCTACTCCATCCCAAAACCCATCTCTGCTATGCTAATGACGGGCTGGAACATCTGTCCAGAG GACAGACCAGAGTTCTCTGAAGTACTGGCCATCCTCGAGGAATGTCTATGTAATGTAGAG TTGATGTCCCCGGCCTCCAGTAACAGCAGCGGCTCCATGTCCCCCTCAGGCTCGTCGGATTGCCTGGCGAGGGGCAGTCCTGGGCGGAGCCACGTGGCCGCCCTCCGCTCCCGGTTCGAGCTGGAGTACGCCCTCAACGCCCGCGCCTACACCGTTTGGACTCAGAG cGAGGGACGACGTGATTCCCAAGGTCCATCTCTGGATGAACTGAGGCGGAATATGCAGTTCCCACCCTTTGACCGAAATG GGTATGTGTCAGATCCCATGAGCACCATGCGTTTCCATTCCAACTGTAGCAGCAGCGGCAGCTTTGAAGACAGCAACTAA
- the tnni3k gene encoding serine/threonine-protein kinase TNNI3K isoform X4 has translation MLKGLRPSRLTRNGFTALHLAVYKDNAELVTALLHGGADIQQVGYGALTALHIATLAGHHEAGDILLQHGAYVNVQDAVFFTPLHIAAYYGHEQVAKLLLKFGADVNVSGEVGDRPLHLAAAKGFLSVVKLLLADGSRAEVNAQDNEDHVPLHFCARFGHQEVVRFLLQGNFDLRPHSVNIYGDTPLHLACYNGKFEVVKEIVQLSGTESLTKENIFSETAFHSACTYGKNLDMIKFLLSQNPVSINHQGRDGHTGLHSSCFHGHIRLVQFLLDNGADMNLVASDPSHSSGEKEEQTCLMWAYEKGHDAIVTLLKHYKHPLDDSPCNEYSQPGGDGSYVCVPSPLGKIKSMTKEKADVLLLRASLHSSLQLQLSDLEFHEIIGSGSFGKVYRGKCQNKVVAIKRYRANTYCSKSDVDMFCREVSILCRLNHPCVVQFVGACLDDPSQFAIVTQYISGGSLFSLLHEQKRIIDLQSKLIIAIDVAKGMEYLHNLTQPIIHRDLNSHNILLYEDGHAVVADFGESRFLLSEVADNMTKQPGNLRWMAPEIFTQCTRYTVKADMFSYALCLWELLTGEIPFAHLKPAAAAADMAYHHIRPPIGYSIPKPISAMLMTGWNICPEDRPEFSEVLAILEECLCNVELMSPASSNSSGSMSPSGSSDCLARGSPGRSHVAALRSRFELEYALNARAYTVWTQSEGRRDSQGPSLDELRRNMQFPPFDRNGYVSDPMSTMRFHSNCSSSGSFEDSN, from the exons ATGCTGAAAGGCCTGCGTCCCTCCCGGCTGACCAGAAATGGGTTCACTGCTCTGCACCTTGCTGTTTATAAG GACAACGCAGAGCTGGTGACGGCGTTGCTCCACGGAGGAGCAGACATCCAGCAGGTTGGCTACGGCGCCCTAACTGCCCTGCATATCGCGACTCTCGCCGGCCACCACGAG GCAGGGGATATTCTTCTCCAACACGGAGCCTATGTCAATGTACAGGATGCCGTGTTCTTCACTCCTCTGCATATCGCAGCTTACTACGGCCATGAGCAG GTGGCTAAGCTGTTGTTAAAGTTCGGGGCAGACGTGAACGTGAGTGGAGAGGTGGGCGACCGGCCGTTACACCTGGCAGCTGCTAAGGGCTTCCTCAGCGTCGTCAAACTGTTGCTGGCAGACGGGAGCAGGGCTGAGG TGAACGCTCAGGACAATGAGGACCATGTGCCGCTCCACTTCTGTGCTCGTTTCGGACATCAGGAAGTGGTCCGCTTCCTGCTGCAAGGCAATTTTGACCTGCGACCTCACTCTGTCAACATCTACGGGGACACCCCTCTTCACCT GGCCTGTTACAATGGCAAATTTGAGGTGGTGAAGGAGATCGTGCAGCTGTCTGGCACAGAGAGTCTGACCAAGGAGAACATATTTAGCGAGACCGCCTTTCACAG TGCCTGCACCTACGGGAAGAACCTGGACATGATCAAGTTCCTGCTCAGTCAGAACCCCGTGAGCATCAACCATCAGGGCAGAGATGGACACACAG GTCTGCACAGTTCGTGTTTCCATGGCCACATCCGTTTGGTCCAGTTCTTATTGGACAATGGGGCCGACATGAACCTGGTGGCCAGTGACCCCAGCCACTCCAgtggggagaaggaggagcagACCTGCCTCATGTGGGCCTATGAGAAAG GACACGATGCCATCGTCACTCTGCTTAAACACTACAAACATCCTCTGGACGACTCCCCCTGCAACGAGTACTCTCAGCCTGGAGGAG ATGGGTCTTATGTGTGTGTTCCGTCCCCCCTGGGGAAGATCAAGAGCATGACCAAAG AAAAAGCAGATGTCCTGCTTCTCCGTGCCAGCCTGCACTCCAGTCTCCAACTACAACTGTCTGACCTTGAGTTCCATGAGATCATTGGCTCTG GCTCCTTTGGAAAGGTCTATAGAGGCAAGTGTCAAAACAAAGTTGTAGCCATCAAAAG GTATCGAGCCAATACATACTGTTCCAAGTCCGATGTGGACATGTTCTGCCGGGAGGTGTCCATCCTGTGTCGTCTGAACCACCCCTGTGTCGTCCAGTTCGTGGGCGCATGTCTCGACGACCCCAGCCAGTTTGCCATCGTCACCCAGTACATCTCCGGGGGCTCCCTGTTCTCCCTGCTGCACGAGCAGAAGAG AATCATCGACCTGCAGTCCAAGCTCATCATCGCCATCGACGTGGCCAAGGGCATGGAATACTTACACAACCTGACTCAGCCTATCATCCACAGGGATCTGAacag TCACAACATTCTTCTGTATGAGGACGGACATGCTGTGGTAGCTGACTTTGGAG AATCTAGGTTCCTGTTATCTGAGGTTGCGGACAATATGACCAAGCAACCAGGG AACCTGCGCTGGATGGCCCCGGAGATCTTCACGCAGTGCACCCGCTACACCGTCAAGGCGGACATGTTCAGCTATGCCCTGTGTCTATGGGAACTGCTCACTGGAGAGATTCCCTTTGCCCACCTGAAGCCTG CTGCCGCTGCTGCAGACATGGCCTACCACCACATCCGGCCTCCTATTGGCTACTCCATCCCAAAACCCATCTCTGCTATGCTAATGACGGGCTGGAACATCTGTCCAGAG GACAGACCAGAGTTCTCTGAAGTACTGGCCATCCTCGAGGAATGTCTATGTAATGTAGAG TTGATGTCCCCGGCCTCCAGTAACAGCAGCGGCTCCATGTCCCCCTCAGGCTCGTCGGATTGCCTGGCGAGGGGCAGTCCTGGGCGGAGCCACGTGGCCGCCCTCCGCTCCCGGTTCGAGCTGGAGTACGCCCTCAACGCCCGCGCCTACACCGTTTGGACTCAGAG cGAGGGACGACGTGATTCCCAAGGTCCATCTCTGGATGAACTGAGGCGGAATATGCAGTTCCCACCCTTTGACCGAAATG GGTATGTGTCAGATCCCATGAGCACCATGCGTTTCCATTCCAACTGTAGCAGCAGCGGCAGCTTTGAAGACAGCAACTAA